In Cryptomeria japonica chromosome 10, Sugi_1.0, whole genome shotgun sequence, a genomic segment contains:
- the LOC131049217 gene encoding uncharacterized protein LOC131049217 produces the protein MDHLTPGHLQMQRNINKVIMFSPSNHGRGSSAINKVNDCTRLRVSKRWSIKERVCIRMSMDSARKRDGDPENFSVRNYDSFGKNEGINYSRVPSGEEQHEEDWRSFRARLVHANSSNQQRPRNFNSVEWAHEIKSIEEGCVLVATEELKQHPLLSEAVVLVLQWPLNSSACKGIVLNKMFPYDTSSMDIVDPMVRNLNLPVFMGGPAVGGPGFGSRFHVLTREKGVAGFECILPGLHVGNMGVTLQSAMRSDVAMRLYLGEIELEKRHLRAQVEAFGWWKIVACSREALFSTIFSTTHMWCHINHLLTSLEIFLEYN, from the exons ATGGATCACTTGACGCCCGGCCATTTGCAGATGCAGAGAAATATTAACAAGGTAATCATGTTCAGCCCAAGCAATCATGGCAGGGGAAGTTCAGCAATCAACAAAGTTAACGACTGTACAAGAC TTCGCGTGTCGAAGCGGTGGAGCATTAAAGAGCGTGTGTGCATCAGAATGAGCATGGATTCAGCACGCAAACGTGATGGAGATCCTGAAAATTTCTCTGTAAGAAATTATGATAGCTTTGGAAAAAACGAGGGCATTAATTATTCACGTGTTCCATCCGGAGAAGAGCAGCACGAGGAGGATTGGCGTTCCTTCAGAGCTCGTCTGGTGCATGCAAATTCTAGTAACCAGCAGAGGCCGAGGAATTTTAATAGTGTAGAGTGGGCTCATGAGATAAAAAGCATAGAAGAGGGATGTGTGCTGGTGGCCACCGAGGAATTGAAACAACATCCTCTTCTTTCAGAGGCTGTCGTCCTCGTATTACAGTGGCCACTTAACTCTTCGGCATGCAAAGGGATTGTGTTAAACAAGATGTTTCCTTATGACACTAGCTCAATGGATATTGTTGACCCGATGGTAAGGAATTTAAATCTTCCTGTGTTTATGGGAGGGCCTGCAGTTGGAGGACCAGGATTTGGATCCAGATTTCACGTTTTGACAAGAGAAAAAGGAGTTGCAGGCTTCGAGTGCATTCTGCCAGGGTTGCATGTGGGGAATATGGGAGTCACTTTGCAGAGCGCCATGAGAAGTGACGTTGCCATGCGATTGTATTTGGGGGAAATTGAGTTGGAAAAGAGACATTTGAGAGCTCAAGTTGAGGCATTTGGATGGTGGAAAATCGTAGCTTGTAGTAGAGAAGCTCTTTTTAGCACTATTTTCTCGACGACTCATATGTGGTGCCATATAAACCACTTGCTTACCAGTTTAGAAATTTTTTTAGAATATAATTAA